The genomic segment GGAGCTGACCTCCACCAGTGCCTGGGTGAGGGCCTCGAACTCCTGCGGCGGGCCGAGTTCCCCGGTGAGCGCCCGGTCCTCCAGCCAGCCGCCGAGGCCGGGCAGGGTGCGGGCGACGTTGTCGGTCAGCGACCGCAGGTGGCCCAGCAGCAGGCTCAGCTCACCGGGATCGCCTGCCACGGGCGCGCCGTGCGGGTCCACCGTCCGGTAGTAGAGGCAGCGGGTGAGTTCTTCGGCACGGGCGGCCAGGGACACCAGCCCGCCACCCAGGTTGTCGCCGCGCGTCGTGTCCATGGTCTCGATCCTCACGGGAGAGTTGCCGGTAGGTACCCGTTCGCCTGCGAGGCGAAACCGGATTTCCCGACAAATGCGGCGACGGCTCGGGCACGTTTGCCGAACGGGCACCGTGGTATCCGCCGGAAGATCCCACGCGAAAGGACTGCCGAACATGGGCTCCACACTGATCGGACGCGCTGTCGCCATGCTCGCCGCCGACGGGGTCGAGCAGGTCGAACTGGTCGAACCGCGCAAGGCCGTCGAGGCCGAGGGCGCCACGGTGACCCTGGTTTCCCTGTCGTCCGGCGAAATCCAGGCGATGAACTCCGACCTCAACCCGGCCGACAAGTTCCCCGTCGACCGGGTGGTCTCGGAGACCTCGGCCGCCGAATTCGACGCGCTGATCCTGCCCGGTGGCACGATCAACCCGGACAAGCTGCGGCTGGACGAATCCGCGGTCGGCTTCGTGCGCGACTTCTTCGCCGCGGGCAAACCGGTCGGCGTCATCTGCCACGGGCCGATCACGCTGATCGAAGCCGGGGTGGCCAAGGGCCGCACGCTGACCTCGTACCCGAGCATCCGCACGGACCTGCGCAACGCCGGGGCGAACGTGGTGGACCAGGAAGTGGTCAACGACAACGGCCTGGTCTCCAGCCGCAACCCCGACGACCTGCCCGCGTTCTGCGCGAAGATCGTCGAAGAGTTCGCCGAGGGCAAGCACAAGGTGCACGACGAAGGCGCCACCGCCTGATGGAGGCCGAGGTCACGCTCCGGGTCGACGGGCAGGAGCACCGGCTGCCCGTCGACACCCGGACCACGCTGCTCGACGCCCTGCGCGACCGCCTCGGCAACCCGAGCCCCAAGAAGGGGTGCGACCACGGGCAGTGCGGCGCGTGCACGGTGCTCGTCGGCGGCAGGCGGGTGCTGAGCTGCCTGACGCTGGCCGTGGCCACCGGCGAGGACGAGGTCACCACGGCGAACGGGCTGGCCGAGGACGGTGAACTGCACCCGGTGCAGCGCGCGTTCATCTCCAACGACGCGTTCCAGTGCGGGTACTGCACGCCGGGCCAGATCTGCTCGGCCGTCGGCGTCCTCGACGAGGTGGCGCGGGGATGGCCGAGCCATGCGACCCAGGACATCACCGAGCAGCCGGAACTGGACCACGACGAGATCGCCGAGCGGATGAGCGGGAACCTGTGCCGCTGCGGGGCCTACCCCGGCATCGTGGCCGCGATCGAGGAGGCGGGCCGGGCGTGAAACCGTTCGACTACCGCGCCCCCGCCGACGCGGCCACCGCCGTGCGGACCGTGGCCGCCGATCCGTCGGCGGTCTTCCTCGGTGGTGGCACGAACCTGGTGGACCACCTGAAGCTCGGCATCACCACGCCGGGGCTGGTGGTCGACGTGACGGCGCTGACCTCGGCGGAGATCACCGGGCGGCACGGCGGCCTGCGGATCGGCGCCGCGGTGCGCAACAGCGACCTCTCCGCCGACCACCGCGTCCGCGAGCGGTACCCGGTGCTCGCCGAGGCCGTGCTCGCCGGGGCTTCCGGGCAGCTGCGCAACATGGCCACCACCGGCGGGAACCCGTTGCAGCGCACCAGGTGCGTGTACTTCCAGGACGTCACCACGCCGTGCAACAAACGTCAGCCGGGCAGCGGCTGTTCGGCGTTCGGCGGCTACACCCGCCACCACGCCGTGCTCGGGGCCTCCCCGCACTGCATCGCCACGCACCCGTCCGACCTCGCGGTGGCGCTGACCGCGCTCGACGCCGAGGTCCAGGTGCTCGGCACCACCGGGGAACGCAGCATCCCGTTCGGCGAACTGCACCGCCTGCCTGGCGAGCACCCCGAACTCGACACCGTGCTGGACCACGGTGAGCTGATCACCGCGATCGACCTGCCCGAGGCGCCGATCGCGGCGAACTCCACCTACCGCAAGGTCCGCGATCGCGCGTCCTACGCGTTCGCGCTGGTCTCGGTCGCCGCCGCCCTCCGGGTCGAGGACGGGATCGTCCGGGATTCGCGGATCGCGTTCGGCGGGGTGGCGCACAAACCGTGGCGGGCGCACCAGGCCGAAGCGGTGTTGCGCGACGCGCCCGCGAACGAGGACACCTACCGGGAGGCGGCCGAAGCCGAACTCGCCGAAGCCGTCGCGGTCGACGGGATCGACGGCGGCAACGGGTTCAAGATCCCGCTGCTGACCCGCACCCTGGTGGCCACCCTGCGCGACCTCGCCGGGGAGGCCCGGTGACCGCCCGCGCGATCGGCCAGTCCCTCCCCCGCCGCGACGGGCGGGCCAAGGTGACCGGCACGGCCACCTACGCCTACGAGACCCCGGTCGACCGGCCCGCCTACTGCCACCCGGTACAGGCCGACATCGCGCGTGGCCGGGTGACCTGGCTGAACACCGCCGAGGCGGAGAAGCTGCCCGGGGTGCTCGCGGTGCTCACCGAAGCGAACGCCGAGCGCCTCGCGTCCACAGAGGACGCCGAGCTCGCCGTGCTGCAGTCGGCCGAGGTCGCCTTCCGCGGGCAGCTGATCGGCGCGGTGCTGGCCGAGACCGCCGAAGTCGCCCGTGAGGCCGCGGATCTGGTCGAGGTCACCTACGTCGAGCAGGAGCACGAGACCGAACTCACCGCAGACGGCGACTACGACGCCGACACCACCGGTGACGTCGAGACCGCCTTCGCCGAAGCCGACGTCGTGATCGACCAGACCTACCGGACCGCGATGTACCACAACAACCCGTTGGAGCCGCACGCCACGACCGCGCTCTGGCAGGACGACGGCACGCTGACGCTGTGGGAGTCCACGCAGGGCGTGCACCCGGCCCGTGCCAAGGTGGCCGAGGTCTTCGGGCTGGACAGCGAGCAGATCCGGGTGATCTGCCCGTTCGTCGGCGGCGGGTTCGGCTCGAAGGGCATGCCGCACGCCAACGTCATCCTCGCCACGATGGCCGCCAGGGCGCTGCCGGGCCGCCCGGTGAAGCTCGCGCTGACGCGGCAGCAGATGTTCTCGCTGACCGGGTACCGCACGCCGACCATCCAGCGCACGCGGCTGGCGGCCGATCGCGACGGGCGGCTCTCGGCCATCGCCTTCGACGTCGCCGAGCAGACCTCCAGGATCAAGGAGTACGCCGAGGAGAGCGGGAAGCCGTCGCGGACGATGTACGCGGCGCCGAACCGGCGGGTGGCGCACCGGCTGTCCGCGTTGGACGTGCCGGTGCCCTCGTGGATGCGCGCCCCCGGTGAGTGCCCCGGCATGTTCGGGCCCGAGGTCGCGATGGACGAGCTGGCCGACGCGCTCGGCATGGACCCGATCGAGCTGCGGCTGCGCAACGACCCGGACACCGATCCCGAATCCGGCAAGCCGTTCTCCAGCCGCAACCTGGCCGAGTGCCTGCGCACCGGCGCCGAGCGGTTCGGCTGGGCGGAACGCGGGCCGCGGCGCGAGGGCGACTGGCTGGTCGGCTACGGCGTCGCCGCCTCGGTGTACCCGGTGAACCGGTCGCCGGAGTCGACCGCCGCGATCCGGTTCCACGGCGGGCGCTACACCGTCGACATCGGCGCGGCGGACCTCGGCACCGGCACCTGGACCACGCTGCCGCAGATCGCCGCCGATGCCCTCGGCGTGCCGGTCGGCGAGGTCGAGGTGCGCATCGGCGACACCGACTACCCGAACGCCTCGGTGGCTGGCGGGTCCTCGGGCATGATCACCTGGGGTTCGGCCGTGGTCGACGCCGCGCTCGCCTTCCGCGAGAAGTTCGGCACCGAGCCCGCCGACGGCGACGAAGCCGAGGGTTCGGTGAGCCAGAACCCCGACGAGGAACGGTTCGCGATGTCCGCGTTCGGCGCGCAGTTCGCCGAAGCCAGGGTGCACGCCGACACCGGCGAGGCGCGCGTGCCGCGCCTGCACGGGGTGTTCGCGGTGGGCCGGGTGATCAACCCCCGTACCGCCCGGTCACAGCTGGTCGGCGGGATGACCATGGGCCTGTCGATGGCGCTGCACGAGCAGAGCGTGCTGGACCCGCGCTTCGGCCACGTGGTCAACCACGACCTCGCCGAGTACCACATCACCGCCAACGCCGACGTCGGCGAGATCACCGCGGACTGGCTCGACGAGCACGATCCGTACGTCAACGCCATGGGCGCCAAGGGCATCGGCGAGATCGGCATCGTCGGCACGGCGGCGGCCGTGGTCAACGCGGTCCACCGGGCGACCGGGGTGCGGGTGCGGGAGCTGCCGGTCACCCTGGACAAGCTGCTGCCGGGGCTCAGCTCGCCGGGTCCCCGGCGAGCGACTTGATGCCGAGCAGGGTCTGTTCCATCCCGGCACGCAGATCGGCGAGGCGGTGGCGCAGCAGCGCCTCCTCCTTGTCCGGCCACCGGTCGATGGCCAGGCTCAGCCCCGAGCGCGCCGGGCCGACGCGCACCGAGTGGTGCACCCGCACGCCGCCGGGCGCCGGCTCGACGCCGAAGCGCCAGGTGGCCATCGGATCGCCGGTGACCTCGCCGAACCGGCCGTCCGGATCGGCGACCGCCCAGGCGAACGCCCTCGGTTCGTCGAACTCGACGACGGTGGCGATCGTGCGCCAGGTGCCCAGCACCGGGTTCTCGTTGTGCCCTTCGAACTCCGCGCCGATCGCCGGTCCGGCCGCCTCGCCGAGCCAGCGCACGCGCCGCAGCTCCGGGCTGAACCGCGCGGGCACGCCGATGTCGGTGACCAGCCGCCACACCCGCCCGGCCTCGGCCGCGACGTCCAGCTCGCAGGCCACCGAGGGGCCGTCCGCGTACCGCATCCGAACTCCTTTCCGAACCGGCCTCGAAACACCATCTCACCAGGGAAGGATCCGATGACCACCACCTCCGGCAAGCCCGTCTCCCCCGCGCTGGTCCTGGCCGGGTTCATCGCCGCGGTCGCCGTGGTGGCGGTGGCCGGCGCACTGGCTTCGACCGACGCACCCGCGGTCTACGCCTCGCTGAACCTGCCGGCCTGGGCCCCGCCCGCGTGGTTGTTCGGTCCGGTGTGGACGGTCCTGTACCTGGCGATCGCCGTGTCGGGCTGGCTGTACTGGCGCGCGGGCGGCGACCGCCGCGGGTTCACCGTGTACGGGGTGAACCTGGTCCTGAACCTCGCGTGGACGCCGCTGTTCTTCGGCGCGGGCGCCTACGGGGTGGCGCTGGCCGACATCGCGCTGCTCGACGCGGCCGTGGTGGCGACCATCCTGCTGTTCCGCCGCCGCTCCCCGCTCGCCGCCTGGCTGCAGGTGCCGTACCTGGCGTGGGTCCTGTTCGCCACGGCGCTGAACACCGCGATCGTCGTGCTCAACTGAACTGGCGCGCGTTGCCCAGCAGCCCGATGACCTCGGTGTCGCTCGTCTGGGCGAAATCGCCGTACCAGCGGCCGACGGCGGTGAAGTGCGGCGGCACGGCGAGGCAGACCAGGTCGTCGGCCTCGCGTCGCACGCGTTCGACCGCCTCGGGAGCGCCCACCGGCGTGGCGAAGGTCAGCGAGCGCGGTGACTCGGCGCGGAGGGCACGCAGGGCGGCGATGGCCGTCACGCCGGTGGCCAGGCCGTCGTCGACCACGATGACCTCGCGTCCGGCACGGGGTTCGGGCGCGCGGCCGTCCGCGTAGAGCTCGACGCGGCGAGCCGCTTCGGCGCGTTCCTCCTCGCACAGGGCCACCAGCTGGTCCTCGGACAATCCAAGCCGCGAGACGCTCACCTGGTCGAAGATCGGCGGCCCGGCGGCGGTCACCGCGCCGATCCCCCATTCGGGTTGGCCCGGTGCCCCGATCTTGCGGGCCACGGCCACGTCCAGCGAGGCCTCGAGCTCGGCGGCGATCACGGCCGCCACCGGCACCCCGCCCCGGGCCAGGCCCAGCACCAGCGGTTCGTGCCACCGCCCGGCCAGCTGCCCGGCGAGTTGCCGTCCCGCGTCCCGGCGATCGGTGAACACGGCTTTCTCCTTCCGCTCGCCCTCTCCGGGTGACCGTAGGGCGCGCGCGGCAAACCCGCAGGGGCGGCGGCTACCCGATCGGCAACTCGCAGTCCGCCACCGGGCGCAGCGGGACCGCGTCGTCCGGGCGGACGGTGCCGCTGATGGGCTGCAGGTGCAGGTCGGGTACCTGGTCGGGCAGCCCGGCCAGGTACCGCAGGATGATGCCCTCACGCAGCGCCCACGGGCACAGCTCCACCGAGGTCAGGTCGAAGGCCTTCATCACCTGTTCGGCCACCACCGCCCCGGCCACGATCTGCCCGGCCCTCGACGCCGAGATGCCGCGCAGCTTCGCGCGTTTCGCCGCCGGTTGCGAGGCCAGCTCGGGCACCAGCGCCCGGAGGTCGGCGGCGCTCAGCTCGCGGTGCACGAACGGCCCCTTGCGCTGCGGTGCCGCCCCGCACACCCGCGCCAGCTGCTTGAACGTCTTCGAGGTGACCACCGCCCTGGCCGCGGGCCCTTCCCAGCGCAGGCGGTCGGAGATCTCCCGGAGGGTGGCGTGGACGTGCCGCCGCAGGTCGCGCAGCTGCCGGCCGCTCGGCGGGTCGTCGGGCAGGAAGTCCCTGGTCAGGCGGCCGGCGCCGAGCGGGAGCGACAGCGCGAGATCGGGCTTGGCGTCGCGGCCCAGCGCGATCTCCAGCGAGCCGCCGCCGATGTCGAGCAGCAGGATCCGCCCGGCCGACCAGCCGTACCAGCGGTGCGCGGCGGCGTAGGTCAGCTGCGCCTCGTCCTCGCCGGTGAGGAACTGCGGCCGGATCCCGGTCTCCGCCTCGATCGAATCGAGCACCGAGTCCCGGTTGCCCGCGTCCCGGATGGCCGAGGTGGCGTAGACGAACAGCTCCTCCACGTGGTTCTGCCGGGCCGCGACGAGCGCCTGGCCGACCGCGCGGATGACCCTGGCGACCCCGCGCTCGCTGAGCTCGCCGTCGTCCCCGATCTCCTCCGCCAGCCGCGTCGGCTCCTTGATCGCCATCGCCGGGAGCGGCGGCGCACCGGGCGCCCCGTCGACGATCTGTAGTTGGGCGCAGTTGGAGCCGATATCCAGGACACCCAGTTTCATCCGGGTGGGATACCCCGCCCACCGGCCCGCTACACGACCGGGAATCCGGTGTGTGCCGGGCCCGCGCGCGGGTACTCCCCCGGTCATGGCAACACCAGTTCACCCCCGGGAGCACGCCGATGGCCGATACTGAACTGAGCGGGCAGATCGACGCCCTGCTCACCGAGCACGTCGAACTCAGCGTTCCCGCCCGGTTGGAGCACCTCCCCCTGCTGCGGATGCTCGCCGAGGCGGTGGCCACGAAGGAGGATTTCGACCTCGACGCCATCGCCGATTTCAAGATCGCCGTGGACGAGGTCGCCTCCTGGCTGGTCCACCACGCCGAGGTCGGCTCCAGCGTCAGCTGCCGCTACCGGCTCTCCGCCGGTGAGCTGGCGGTTTCGGTGTCCGCGCCGACCGCGGACCAGGCCGTGCCCGAGACCGACGGCTTCGGCTGGCACGTGGTGAAGACGGTCACCGACTCCGCCTCGTACCAGGTGACCGAGCAGGGAGGCCGCGTGGTCACCATCGACCTGGTGATGGCCACGAGGACGGGGGGCCAGTGAGCCAGGAGTCGGCTCCGAAAGCCAGGGGTGAGCAGTACGCCCACTGCGCCCCGTTGTTCGAGGAACTCGCGGGCCTGGCGCCGGGCGACCGCCGCCGCGACGAACTGCGCGACCGCCTGGTCACCGAATACCTGCCGGTGGCCGAGCACATCGCCCGGCGGTTCTCCGGGCGCGGCGAGAACTTCGACGACCTGCTCCAGGTCGCCCGCCTCGGCCTGATCAACGCGGTGGACCGCTTCGAGGTCGGGCGCGGCTCGGAGTTCCTCTCCTTCGCGGTGCCCACGGTGATGGGCGAGGTCCGGCGGTACTTCCGAGACTCCAGCTGGTCGGTCCGGGTGCCGCGCCGGCTCAAGGAACTGCACCTGGCGATCAGCCACGCCACCGGGGAGCTGGCGCAGACGCTGGGCCGGGCGCCGACGCCGTCGGAGATCGCCGACAAGCTCGGCATGAACGCCGACGAGGTCCGCGAAGGACTGGTGGCGGGCAACGCCTACCAGGCGGTGTCGGTGGACAAGCCGGTCAGTTCGGACAGCGAGCGGCTGCCGCTGGCCGAGACGCTCGGCGAAGAGGACACCGATCTGGAAGCGGTGGAGAACCACGCGGCGCTGCGGCCGCTGCTGGCGGAACTGCCCGAGCGCGAGCGCACGATCCTGAAGCTGCGGTTCTTCGGGAACATGACGCAGACCCAGATCGCCGACCGCCTCGGCATCTCGCAGATGCACGTGTCGCGCCTGCTTTCCCAGACGCTGGAAAGACTTCGCGGCAAGTTGCTCGCCGATCCCTGAGCCGGCAAGGGTTTCGATCCCCGGCTCCGGTGGTACAGGGAGCCGTGCCCACTCTGCGATTCCCCGGTGCCCGTACCGATACCACCCTGCTCACCAAGGCACTGGCGGACGCCCGCGTCCGGCCCGGTGCCCGGGTCCTCGACCTGGGCACCGGTTCGGGCCCGGCGGCCGCGGCCCGCGAGGGCGCCGCCGAGGTGGTCGCCATCGAACGCTGCCGCCGGGCCGTGCTCAGCGCGCGGCTCAACGGTTCCCTGCGCAGGCTGCCGGTGCACGCGTTCCGCGGTGATCCGGCCGGGCGCGGGCGGCTGGGCCGGTTCGACGTGGTGCTGGCGAATCCGCCGTACGTCCCCGGCCCGGACGGCCGCCGGTACCTGGATCCGTTGTGCGCCAGGGCCCGCGACCTGCTGGCCCGGCACGGGACGATGCTCATGCTGCACTCTTCGCTGTGCGACCCGGCCGCCACGCTGACCGAACTCCGGCGGCAACGGCTGCGCGCGGGTGTGGTGGCGCGTCAGCTGGTGCCGTTCAACCCCGTCCTGGATGGACAGAAGCGTTACCTGGAGCGGGCCGGGCTGATCGAGCCGGGCCAGGACTTCGAAGAGGTGCTGGTGATCCGCGCCGACCGAAGCGGTTGCGCGGCTTAGAACTGACCGCCGCCCGCGTGCAGGGTCTGGCCGGTGATCCATCGTCCGTCGTGTGAGGCGAGGAAACCGACGATGTCGGCGATGTCGGACGGCTCCGCGATGCGGTTCAGCGGAGTCCGCGCGATGGACTTCTCGATCACCCCGGGCGGCCCGTCCGCGACCAGCGCGTCGGTGCGGACCGCGCCCGGCAGCACGCTGTTCACCGTGATCCCGCGCGCACCGAGTTCCTTCGCGGCGACCTTCACCAGCTGGTCCCCCGCCGCTTTCGTGGCCGCGTAGAGCGCGGTGCCCGGCCGGTTGGTCACCACCACGGCACTGGAGATCACCACGATCCGCCCGTGGTCGCGCACCCGGCGGGCCGCTTCCCGCAGCGCGTAGAAGGTCGAGCGCGTGTTGGTGTCGAAGAGGAAGTCGTACTGCTCGTCGGTCACCTCGGCCA from the Amycolatopsis magusensis genome contains:
- a CDS encoding xanthine dehydrogenase family protein molybdopterin-binding subunit; amino-acid sequence: MTARAIGQSLPRRDGRAKVTGTATYAYETPVDRPAYCHPVQADIARGRVTWLNTAEAEKLPGVLAVLTEANAERLASTEDAELAVLQSAEVAFRGQLIGAVLAETAEVAREAADLVEVTYVEQEHETELTADGDYDADTTGDVETAFAEADVVIDQTYRTAMYHNNPLEPHATTALWQDDGTLTLWESTQGVHPARAKVAEVFGLDSEQIRVICPFVGGGFGSKGMPHANVILATMAARALPGRPVKLALTRQQMFSLTGYRTPTIQRTRLAADRDGRLSAIAFDVAEQTSRIKEYAEESGKPSRTMYAAPNRRVAHRLSALDVPVPSWMRAPGECPGMFGPEVAMDELADALGMDPIELRLRNDPDTDPESGKPFSSRNLAECLRTGAERFGWAERGPRREGDWLVGYGVAASVYPVNRSPESTAAIRFHGGRYTVDIGAADLGTGTWTTLPQIAADALGVPVGEVEVRIGDTDYPNASVAGGSSGMITWGSAVVDAALAFREKFGTEPADGDEAEGSVSQNPDEERFAMSAFGAQFAEARVHADTGEARVPRLHGVFAVGRVINPRTARSQLVGGMTMGLSMALHEQSVLDPRFGHVVNHDLAEYHITANADVGEITADWLDEHDPYVNAMGAKGIGEIGIVGTAAAVVNAVHRATGVRVRELPVTLDKLLPGLSSPGPRRAT
- a CDS encoding SRPBCC family protein, whose translation is MRYADGPSVACELDVAAEAGRVWRLVTDIGVPARFSPELRRVRWLGEAAGPAIGAEFEGHNENPVLGTWRTIATVVEFDEPRAFAWAVADPDGRFGEVTGDPMATWRFGVEPAPGGVRVHHSVRVGPARSGLSLAIDRWPDKEEALLRHRLADLRAGMEQTLLGIKSLAGDPAS
- a CDS encoding methyltransferase; this translates as MPTLRFPGARTDTTLLTKALADARVRPGARVLDLGTGSGPAAAAREGAAEVVAIERCRRAVLSARLNGSLRRLPVHAFRGDPAGRGRLGRFDVVLANPPYVPGPDGRRYLDPLCARARDLLARHGTMLMLHSSLCDPAATLTELRRQRLRAGVVARQLVPFNPVLDGQKRYLERAGLIEPGQDFEEVLVIRADRSGCAA
- a CDS encoding TspO/MBR family protein, which encodes MTTTSGKPVSPALVLAGFIAAVAVVAVAGALASTDAPAVYASLNLPAWAPPAWLFGPVWTVLYLAIAVSGWLYWRAGGDRRGFTVYGVNLVLNLAWTPLFFGAGAYGVALADIALLDAAVVATILLFRRRSPLAAWLQVPYLAWVLFATALNTAIVVLN
- a CDS encoding 2Fe-2S iron-sulfur cluster-binding protein; amino-acid sequence: MEAEVTLRVDGQEHRLPVDTRTTLLDALRDRLGNPSPKKGCDHGQCGACTVLVGGRRVLSCLTLAVATGEDEVTTANGLAEDGELHPVQRAFISNDAFQCGYCTPGQICSAVGVLDEVARGWPSHATQDITEQPELDHDEIAERMSGNLCRCGAYPGIVAAIEEAGRA
- a CDS encoding Ppx/GppA phosphatase family protein translates to MKLGVLDIGSNCAQLQIVDGAPGAPPLPAMAIKEPTRLAEEIGDDGELSERGVARVIRAVGQALVAARQNHVEELFVYATSAIRDAGNRDSVLDSIEAETGIRPQFLTGEDEAQLTYAAAHRWYGWSAGRILLLDIGGGSLEIALGRDAKPDLALSLPLGAGRLTRDFLPDDPPSGRQLRDLRRHVHATLREISDRLRWEGPAARAVVTSKTFKQLARVCGAAPQRKGPFVHRELSAADLRALVPELASQPAAKRAKLRGISASRAGQIVAGAVVAEQVMKAFDLTSVELCPWALREGIILRYLAGLPDQVPDLHLQPISGTVRPDDAVPLRPVADCELPIG
- a CDS encoding SDR family oxidoreductase; its protein translation is MPVAIVTGSSRGIGRAIAERLAADGARVVVNYRTDGDAAAEVVRTIEDRGGQAMAIQADVTDLPQLRRLFDAAGEVDIFVSNVGVARFGPLAEVTDEQYDFLFDTNTRSTFYALREAARRVRDHGRIVVISSAVVVTNRPGTALYAATKAAGDQLVKVAAKELGARGITVNSVLPGAVRTDALVADGPPGVIEKSIARTPLNRIAEPSDIADIVGFLASHDGRWITGQTLHAGGGQF
- a CDS encoding type 1 glutamine amidotransferase domain-containing protein, coding for MGSTLIGRAVAMLAADGVEQVELVEPRKAVEAEGATVTLVSLSSGEIQAMNSDLNPADKFPVDRVVSETSAAEFDALILPGGTINPDKLRLDESAVGFVRDFFAAGKPVGVICHGPITLIEAGVAKGRTLTSYPSIRTDLRNAGANVVDQEVVNDNGLVSSRNPDDLPAFCAKIVEEFAEGKHKVHDEGATA
- a CDS encoding FAD binding domain-containing protein, with amino-acid sequence MKPFDYRAPADAATAVRTVAADPSAVFLGGGTNLVDHLKLGITTPGLVVDVTALTSAEITGRHGGLRIGAAVRNSDLSADHRVRERYPVLAEAVLAGASGQLRNMATTGGNPLQRTRCVYFQDVTTPCNKRQPGSGCSAFGGYTRHHAVLGASPHCIATHPSDLAVALTALDAEVQVLGTTGERSIPFGELHRLPGEHPELDTVLDHGELITAIDLPEAPIAANSTYRKVRDRASYAFALVSVAAALRVEDGIVRDSRIAFGGVAHKPWRAHQAEAVLRDAPANEDTYREAAEAELAEAVAVDGIDGGNGFKIPLLTRTLVATLRDLAGEAR
- a CDS encoding ATP-binding protein, which produces MADTELSGQIDALLTEHVELSVPARLEHLPLLRMLAEAVATKEDFDLDAIADFKIAVDEVASWLVHHAEVGSSVSCRYRLSAGELAVSVSAPTADQAVPETDGFGWHVVKTVTDSASYQVTEQGGRVVTIDLVMATRTGGQ
- a CDS encoding phosphoribosyltransferase; this encodes MFTDRRDAGRQLAGQLAGRWHEPLVLGLARGGVPVAAVIAAELEASLDVAVARKIGAPGQPEWGIGAVTAAGPPIFDQVSVSRLGLSEDQLVALCEEERAEAARRVELYADGRAPEPRAGREVIVVDDGLATGVTAIAALRALRAESPRSLTFATPVGAPEAVERVRREADDLVCLAVPPHFTAVGRWYGDFAQTSDTEVIGLLGNARQFS
- a CDS encoding SigB/SigF/SigG family RNA polymerase sigma factor, giving the protein MSQESAPKARGEQYAHCAPLFEELAGLAPGDRRRDELRDRLVTEYLPVAEHIARRFSGRGENFDDLLQVARLGLINAVDRFEVGRGSEFLSFAVPTVMGEVRRYFRDSSWSVRVPRRLKELHLAISHATGELAQTLGRAPTPSEIADKLGMNADEVREGLVAGNAYQAVSVDKPVSSDSERLPLAETLGEEDTDLEAVENHAALRPLLAELPERERTILKLRFFGNMTQTQIADRLGISQMHVSRLLSQTLERLRGKLLADP